A portion of the Glycine max cultivar Williams 82 chromosome 10, Glycine_max_v4.0, whole genome shotgun sequence genome contains these proteins:
- the LOC100813746 gene encoding heparanase-like protein 1, which translates to VGEAGGAYNSGVNHVSNRFLNSFWYLDQLGIASCYNTKVYCRQTLIGGNYDLLNTTTFAPNPNYYSALLWHRLMGKKVLAVSSDVHIKDFYLQLGNVSRS; encoded by the exons GTAGGAGAAGCTGGAGGGGCATACAACAGTGGTGTCAATCATGTTTCTAACAGATTTCTAAACAGCTTTTG GTACTTAGATCAACTTGGAATAGCATCTTGCTACAACACTAAAGTCTATTGCAGACAGACTTTAATTGGAGGGAACTATGACCTTCTCAATACCACTACCTTTGCTCCCAATCCTAACTACTACAG TGCACTTTTGTGGCATCGGTTAATGGGAAAGAAGGTTCTTGCGGTCTCAAGTGATGTTCATATtaaagacttttacctacagttaggaaatgtaagtagaagttaa
- the LOC106794854 gene encoding uncharacterized protein: MGSPPASPPPPPPSNASASPSAVKRTRKALRLRSLSTRPLGAERPVVHVDPTTGKADGPHRKKLRTYLGIWARDKVDVTYENWKEVPTAQKDLIWEDIQAKFDIPEASNNRTKRKLLQTVGERWWQFKSDLMRKWSLAVDQDGVEDTVCEKYGISKEKWAQFCQTRRDPSWEDVWKKAQAIQKPNTVPHVLSRGGGGEGVMTILSKSSSLRRRRRSWRKMHSQEALMASSTLHPRSDAT; this comes from the exons atgggttctccacctgcttcccctcctcctcctcctccttcgaaCGCATCGGCTTCCccgtctgccgtgaagcggacacgcaaagccttacgtctacgatcgttgtccactagaccactTGGTGCTGAGAGACCTGTGGTCCATGTTGATCCTACTAccgggaaggccgacggtccccacaggaagaaattaagaacatatttggggatttgggctcgtgataaggtggacgtcacctacgagaactggaaggaggtccctactgctcagaaggacctgatttgggaggatattcaa gcgaaatttgatatcccagaggcttctaacaataggacgaaaaggaagttacttcagaccgtgggggagagatggtggcagtttaaatcagacctcatgAGGAAATGGTCCCTTGCCGtcgatcaggacggtgtcgaagacactgtctgtgagaaatacggcatcagcaaggaaaagtgggcccagttttgccaaactcgcagagacccttcttgggag gatgtgtggaagaaggcacaggccatccagaagccgAATACTGTCCCCCATGTTTTGtctcgggggggggggggggagggggttaTGACTATTTTGAGCAAAAGCTCCTCgctgagaagacgaagaagaagctggaggaagatgcacagtcaggaagcgttgatggcatcatcgaccctccatccccggtcagacgccacgtga